GCAGCGAACGCTCTGCTAAATCGCACAATTCCGGGCATCAACTTCTTGATCGGATCGGAGTCCCAGCCGGCCATTATCCTCGGCGCGCTGCACGGGGTGACCAGCGTCAATGTGTTGTCCAATCCGTCACTCGTTGTCACCAACAACCAGCCTGCAACCCTTCAGGTCGGCGATGTCGTTCCGGTCGAGACTAGCAAGACGAATTATCTATCGCAAAGCGGCGCCACGGTTAGCACTATCGACTACCGCAACACAGGCATTATTCTTCGTGTTGTTCCCCGTATCACCACAAGTGGAAACGTCAGTCTTGAAATCGAACAGGAGATCAGCCACGTATCCTCGGCCGGTTCATCCGGGCTTACGCCGACCGTGTCCCAACGCAAGGTGAAGAGCGCGGTCTCTGTGGCAAACGGCCAAACCGTGGTCCTGGCCGGATTGATCAGTGAAGACCAGAAGGGGGATCGCAGCGGCATTCCGCTACTTGACGAGATTCCTGGTCTTGGTGATTCGTTTTCACACCAGAGTAAAAAGGGGCAGCGGACGGAGTTGATCATCTTCATTCGGCCCCAGATCATCCAGACCGGCAACGATGCGCATCAGCTGGCAGAGGAGCTACGTTCAAAGTTTCGCGGTGAAGTCGGCGCGAGCATTACAGATGACCTGCGTGTCCGCAACGTTCGCTGATCATTGTCATATGCCGCCGTTTGCTCGACGCAACATTATCTGGCTCGTGCCGGCGCAAATGACGGCTCTGCTTGTCGCGCTAGCGCCGGCACGCGCAGACCCCATTGCATCAGCACGGAGCGCCTATGCACATGGGAACTATCAGAAGGCAGTCGGCCAGCTCACCCCACTTGCGTTACGGGGCAACGCGCAAGCACAGGCGATGCTTGGCTTCATGTACGAAAACGGCTTCGGCGCACCAAAAGCCTACGATGCTGCAGTCGGCCTATATATTCAGGCCGCAAATGCCGGAATTCCATTTGCCCAGGCGATGCTTGGCCTGATGTATGACAAAGGTCATGGCGTCCCGCAGGATGTCGTTCTCGCCTATAAATGGATGAATCTTGCGGCAGCTCAGGCCCGCAGCGCTCAAAGGGATTATTTTCTCCGCTTGCGCAACGCGATTGCGTCCAAAATGTCCATGAATGAGATCGCGCAGGGGCAGACATGCGCGCTGGCGTGGACACCAGGTCCATGGTCAGGCCGGACGCGCAGCTCCCCCTTGCAGTTCTCAAAGGACGAAGCGGCGCGCCGCGCAATTCGATCTAGAGGCGCTCGCGGTGGTACAGCCGGGAAGCCCTAGCTGAACCCACAGCGAAGGCGTCGCGCCTTCCAGCCGTAAAGGTCTTCTAGGGGGGTGGGGACGATTGCCGGTTTCGTGCGGATGCGGCGGCACGGTCCCAGCCAATGCTACTAAGCATAGGTCACAAAGCGTCATACGTGGCGCATCGATCCAGACGCTGGTCGCCGGCCCTGAGACGGCCTCGGCTCGAGCCGCGTCGTCGGACTCCTGGAATTGCTCCGGAACTATTGCTGGAGCAGAGACGCCAGCGTGTCACGCAGCGGCAGAGGAAGTTACCTAATCCGTTCATCTGAGTGATGCTTGGCAGTCTTGCCGCCACCTTCCGGGAGCACCCGATCGCGCGTAAGCCTATCAACGTCAGGCGTGATCTCTCGCTTGCGCGAAGCAAGCAGCGCCCCGGCCGCCCTTTCGAACCGGTTCGCGGGTCCGCTGCGGCGTTGCCCCGCCGCGCTTGGAAATCACGCGAAATCTCGTGCCACAAAAGAGCTCGCTGCGGACCATCGAGACTCCAGTCAGCCATGTCATGGCGTCGTCGAGCACCGTGTACGGAGTGTGCGCAGCAGTTTCTCCTTAAGTGCCCCTTGGTCGCGCTCCGGTAAAGAACCGGCGCGCCATCTCCAGTCCAAGTCCTGGCGTCAGGCCGAGGGGCACCGTACCCTACCCAAGATCTCGGCGAATCTTGCTCAATCTCGCAGTTACTCACCCAGCACTTGATAACGCTCGACCAACTCCCAATCCCTGCAAAGATGGCCCGCAAACTGATCCTGATATTCTCTGGTCATGCGCAAATTGTGCCGTTTGACGTCAGAGTCGCAGATGTGCTGTTCACCAACGCTCTTGATGACGATCGCTTGCGGCTCGATCTTTGCCCCTCGGTTCACTTTCGCACGTAACGAAGAGGTAGAAAGCCGCAATGTCGTGAGACCGCGCGCCGCAGCGTAATCGAGGGGCTCGTAATAGCACAAGACGAAATATCTGTAATCCTTCAGATCGCGACTGTAGTCTGCCCCGAAGTAGCGCAAGTGAAGTGCCGTTCCAAAGCGATAGAAAACGGCCAGCCCGGTTATCTCGTTGTTGCACTCGGAAATTGCTGCGGCACCGAACTGCGACACACCCGCCTTTCTCTGCCCGGCGAGTATCCTTTCCATCCAGTCGCGACCCTGGGTGCTTCCGTGTCGAGACCTGTTTTGAGTTATGAGATCAGCGACTATGGAGTCATCGAGTTCTTCGGCTGAGGCCCATCCGATCTTCCCCCCGGCTCGACGGAACGCCGCGACCTCAGACCTGCTTTGATTACGATCATGCGCGCATGAGCGCGCCATCATCCCGGTCACCCCCGTATGCGGCACTTCTAGATAGGCTTCGGCAGAATGCAAAACGACCGTCCCACCGATATGCTCCGCGAACTCCACCGCCGCTGGGTAGGGCATGTACGGCATTACGACGCCGGTATATCCCCGCTCCTGAGCATAGTTTAGAGCGCTGCGTCCAAACTCGCCTAAAGCCTCGTACCTTCGCCTGCCCTGAATGCAGGGTATTTCGTTGTGGGTATTGCGCCGACCACCTAGCCAGAGAAAGCTTTGTTGCCAAGGGCCGGGAATTCCCGCCATGCAATCTGGTAGGAAGAACAAGCCAGGTGATTGGTCTCCCTCCCAAAGCGTGCACGCAGCCACAACTCCGGCCGGCCCGCGGACCGCAAGCACGTCTGTTGCGCCGAACGAATGTTCGAGGGCTCGCAGCCACCGGTAGCTATTATAGAAATTGTTGTCACCGACGAGGGCATCCCATTCATGCTCGTCAAAGCCGCATAGACCTTCCGTGACTGCTGAGGAGAACGGGGCTGACAATGTGCTCCTGAATGGTACAAACGTCATGGGTGTCGTTCCGCATGGCGTGGGACACGGATGCCTTCAATGATGATGGCGTGCGGGCTTTGGAGATATGCATGCAGCTCCTTGGGAAGCTGATCTATATGGGCGTGCGTTGGCACAAACAGTTCTCGCCATTTCAACGATCGGAACCCGGCTTGTGCTAATGAACTCTCCAAAGAAGGAGCGGGCCAATGCCATGCGAATACCCCGCCTTGTTCTCCATTTTTGCAGAACTCGACCTTGATACGTCCACCTTCTAAATATGGGTTCTCAGGATCGTCCACGACGAGCCTGAAGCCACAGGGTTCGTACCAGTTTGGATGTGGATTATAAGCTGGATGAGTCGACAACGATATCAAGCGCCCGCCCGGACGCAACAGCCCGCCCATTTCAGCGCACATGCTGTCCAGCTCAGTTTTGGTAGCGGCATAGGGTAGCACATAAGATGCAAGTACCAAGTCGAACTGGGCTGCCATGTTGGCATGGAGATGGGTCACGAAGGAGAGATTGATCGCCTCTTTCTCTGCGCGACGCCGCGCGTAGTTTAGCATGCCTGGCGCCGGATCATATCCTACAACATAGGCTGCTCCGCGTTGCTTAAGTATTCGCGAATATGCTCCCGCGCCGCACCCAAAATCTAGGATGGACAGACCACCAACATCGCCGATCACCTCTAGTACGCTCGGCACTTCGATGTATTTCTGAAGGGGCCATTCAGTCATATTCTCGTGCAGGCTTGCAAATTCATCGAATTGGGCCGCGCTGTCGGACACAGACGCAGCTCTCGATTCGCCATACTCATGTTGGCACGAACCCAGTGTTTCTTCTTCGGGGGACGGGCAAGAACCGGCGGATAACGCGACTTTAGCTGTGAGCGGTGAGGATCCGAGACTCATGCTTCGATCCGTTCCGACCAGACCGACACTGTTTTAGATCTGTCGAGATACTTTTCGTAGAGTTCTTCGAGCATTTTCTTGCCGACGACGGCGAGCTCAGCTTGATAGGCTTTGCGA
This is a stretch of genomic DNA from Bradyrhizobium sp. CB2312. It encodes these proteins:
- a CDS encoding type II and III secretion system protein: MNKAANALLNRTIPGINFLIGSESQPAIILGALHGVTSVNVLSNPSLVVTNNQPATLQVGDVVPVETSKTNYLSQSGATVSTIDYRNTGIILRVVPRITTSGNVSLEIEQEISHVSSAGSSGLTPTVSQRKVKSAVSVANGQTVVLAGLISEDQKGDRSGIPLLDEIPGLGDSFSHQSKKGQRTELIIFIRPQIIQTGNDAHQLAEELRSKFRGEVGASITDDLRVRNVR
- a CDS encoding tetratricopeptide repeat protein, which codes for MTCVSATFADHCHMPPFARRNIIWLVPAQMTALLVALAPARADPIASARSAYAHGNYQKAVGQLTPLALRGNAQAQAMLGFMYENGFGAPKAYDAAVGLYIQAANAGIPFAQAMLGLMYDKGHGVPQDVVLAYKWMNLAAAQARSAQRDYFLRLRNAIASKMSMNEIAQGQTCALAWTPGPWSGRTRSSPLQFSKDEAARRAIRSRGARGGTAGKP
- a CDS encoding peptidogalycan biosysnthesis protein; amino-acid sequence: MTFVPFRSTLSAPFSSAVTEGLCGFDEHEWDALVGDNNFYNSYRWLRALEHSFGATDVLAVRGPAGVVAACTLWEGDQSPGLFFLPDCMAGIPGPWQQSFLWLGGRRNTHNEIPCIQGRRRYEALGEFGRSALNYAQERGYTGVVMPYMPYPAAVEFAEHIGGTVVLHSAEAYLEVPHTGVTGMMARSCAHDRNQSRSEVAAFRRAGGKIGWASAEELDDSIVADLITQNRSRHGSTQGRDWMERILAGQRKAGVSQFGAAAISECNNEITGLAVFYRFGTALHLRYFGADYSRDLKDYRYFVLCYYEPLDYAAARGLTTLRLSTSSLRAKVNRGAKIEPQAIVIKSVGEQHICDSDVKRHNLRMTREYQDQFAGHLCRDWELVERYQVLGE
- a CDS encoding class I SAM-dependent methyltransferase, whose protein sequence is MSLGSSPLTAKVALSAGSCPSPEEETLGSCQHEYGESRAASVSDSAAQFDEFASLHENMTEWPLQKYIEVPSVLEVIGDVGGLSILDFGCGAGAYSRILKQRGAAYVVGYDPAPGMLNYARRRAEKEAINLSFVTHLHANMAAQFDLVLASYVLPYAATKTELDSMCAEMGGLLRPGGRLISLSTHPAYNPHPNWYEPCGFRLVVDDPENPYLEGGRIKVEFCKNGEQGGVFAWHWPAPSLESSLAQAGFRSLKWRELFVPTHAHIDQLPKELHAYLQSPHAIIIEGIRVPRHAERHP